Proteins encoded by one window of Cannabis sativa cultivar Pink pepper isolate KNU-18-1 chromosome 4, ASM2916894v1, whole genome shotgun sequence:
- the LOC133036946 gene encoding uncharacterized protein LOC133036946, which translates to MSPSPSTYVSKPHLTQYTYTLSIVNADKENQSPHTHTKRPNESVSMRKFLKRCRATTPSTLSREDGSEVLVSDVQDSTISNDSSVVVAPRVGLSGGLMQLWKNDVDVTLLNYGSSFFDCYLKNEDEPSFHFIGFYGSPNIYNRSSSLTLLKRLADVAPLSPWLAIGEFNEILSNSNKSGGDPFTWIKNRSTLNTIKERLDRCFVNNHWENNFTTPTVHHLDYYHRIIVLLWLSSTYNQQQSLSINSCVESLQSWHIRKYGKMKKKINACQDKVTNLNNITAQTSSDLIELLKVEAILEDLLEQIQQQN; encoded by the exons ATGTCTCCTTCCCCTTCTACCTATGTCAGCAAGCCACATTTGACCCAATACACTTACACTTTATCTATTGTTAATGCTGACAAGGAAAACCAATccccacatacacatacaaaaagGCCTAATGAATCAGTTTCAATGAGAAAATTCTTAAAAAGGTGTCGAGCTACAACCCCTTCGACTTTGTCAAGAGAAGACGGTTCTGAGGTGTTAGTTTCTGATGTCCAAGATTCTACCATCTCCAATGACTCAAGTGTGGTGGTTG CTCCCCGTGTTGGTCTAAGTGGTGGACTAATGCAACTTTGGAAAAATGATGTGGATGTTACCTTGCTCAATTATGGCTCCAGTTTCTTTGATTGCTACTTaaagaatgaagatgaaccaaGCTTTCATTTTATAGGGTTCTATGGTTCTCCGAATATTTATAATCGATCAAGCTCTTTGACTTTGCTTAAGCGCTTAGCGGATGTCGCTCCTCTTTCTCCATGGCTTGCTATTGGAGAATTCAATGAAATCCTCTCTAACTCCAACAAGTCGGGCG GAGACCCTTTCACTTGGATTAAGAACCGTTCAACTTTAAATACAATTAAGGAGCGCTTAGACAGGTGTTTTGTTAACAACCACTGGGAGAATAATTTCACTACTCCAACTGTGCATCATTTGGACTATTACCATCGGATCATCGTGCTATTATGGCTATCTTCAACATATAATCAACAACAGTCACTGAG CATTAACTCATGTGTTGAATCTTTACAATCATGGCATATTCGAAAATAtggaaaaatgaaaaagaagatCAATGCTTGCCAAGACAAAGTGACCAATCTTAACAATATTACTGCCCAGACCAGCAGTGATTTAATTGAATTGCTGAAAGTTGAAGCAATTCTTGAAGACTTGCTCGAACAAATCCAACAACAGAATTAA